TACTGGTGAAATGGGCATCAACCAGACTTCATAACAAGAGAAGCTTAGAACATATGATTGATCAAGGCATAGTCGGCACATTCTCCATAAGAGTCGCCTCACATTACGCATTCATTATCTCTCTATGCACTCAGGTAACTGTCAGTAGATTCTTCACTTGCAAATACAATAGCTAAATCATTTCTTACAACAAGCAGGCACAGGAGTTCAGACCAGAGGTTTCAGAAATAGTGGAAGCACTCACTGGATTGATACAGAAACAGAACAAGGAAGCAGCAAGCAGTGTAGCAGACAAGACAGAGGTGGACCCTTTTAGTAAATCTTTCTACTCAACACGCACACGTTTCCCCTCCTCACCTACCTTCACCCACCTCTCCAACTGACAATTTTTCTGTGTCTCTTCTTCATACACTTTTTTTTTTACTGTCAAAAAGAATAGATGTCAGTATCAGTGATGATGATAAAAACTAGTCTTTGTTTCTTAGTATATCACAGAAAAAAAGTTATCTGATAGACTAACATGAGCTTACCTTACCTGTTTTGGCCATATTGAAGAGAATGAATACTGTGATCTTTCAAGCTCTCTCTTAACTTCGCTTCACGGTGTTTCTTCTCCTCCAGCTCCGAAACAAGTCTATCTAGGCATCTCTTTACCACAATTATACATATATCAGAAGATATGGAACTGATTCGATACAATGCCAGAGATGATTTAATTTTAAATACCTTTTGGAGTTGAGAATTCAGATCCCGAGATATCCTGTTTGTTAGCAATGAGATGGCCAGGTAGATATCAACCACCACTGGCTCGATGATTCAGGAGAATACTGCTGAAGAACCAAGGGGGCAACTGTTTGCGCATGGTGTTGCAAGGACAGTATCTTCGTTTCTCAGTTCTATCAAACGCTGGTTCAAAAATGCCTTAACCTGACACGAGAAACCACAACACATGTTTAAACGCATCCAAGAAGCATCCCCAGGATTACTATGGGCATTCAATAGTCAGGGATAAGAGTACCTCATAAATATCATCAAGGATCTTGTTCCTATATTCTATCTCCACTACCTAAGACTAGAGTTGTGGAACCTCTCAACTGTGTCTGGTTCTCCTGGCCTGTTTCTAGCAAAGCTGAATCAGCTATTTTCTTCTACCACAGGTGGCTTCAACACTGACATCCCAAGAAATCAAAGATCTTTTTGGCCTCCAAGTAACTAATCACTGGAAGTAAAAGAAGGGTCATTTGGATGAGAAAACGACCGGTGTCACTAATCAGCATCAGACAGAGCCAAGCTCACGCATGCTCATGGTGTTTACTGTTCGCAAAGATGCAAATCATAAATCTTTGGCCTTTTCAAAATCAAAGACTAACACTTTAAGTTTAAGACAGAGAACATTCTTTGACCAAAAAAAAAAAAAAGACAAAGAAAATTCAATTTTCAGACAAAAGTTACCTTCAATGTCTTTAAGCAAAGATGAGAACTCTTTCAAGATTTTGACTCTGATCGCTGCCACCTTCCTCCCATCCACCAAACCATTCTTCGAATCCAAAAGAAAAAAAACAAAATTGAAATCAAATTAAGACTACAGTCTCGAAAACAAAATTCGAATTCAGACGTAGAACACGCGAAACAGAAACATATTAACATTCTTTTTTTTTTGAATGAATGTTAAATTTATTCAAGACAAAAAAAAACACTTTTTTACAATGGATATGTCTTTGTTTTAAAGAATTTGAATTTTTTTAAACATATTAACATTCAGTGTGCTCGTAATTGAGATTCGGCATTACCGACGAGGCGAGAGAAGGTGATGTCATGTCGATGGGGAAGATTTCGAACATCGTCGGGTGTCTGCATTTTAGGTTTTCCAGGAAACCTTTCTACGCACCAAAGTCTTTCAGCTCAAAAAGGTTTTGGAGTCTGGATTGAATTTGCTCTTCAAGACGGAAGAGAAACGCATCAACCATTCAGGTCTCAATCCGGTTTGCGAGCTAACCGAACCAATTTACCCCGGTTCGTGGCTGATTAAATTTATTTGTGGATTTTAACGGATTTGTTGTTGGTTTACTGATCCACTAATTTTTTATTTTTTAAAAAAAATTTGATGTTTATGAACATTATGTTTTATGCATCATGAAATATGATTTTTATAAAAAAATATTTTTATAAATATATAGACATTTATATATCTAATGATCGAAAAGGATTCACTTTTAAAACATTGTTACTTTGGTTGGTTAGATCTCTTTATCAAACCAATAATTTTATAGTAAAACCAAACTTAGACCATATATAGTAATAGTATCCATCAAACAAACTTCAATGGAACAGTTGGTGTATAATATCAAACAAAAAAAAATTTAATCAGTTTTCAGATTTCAGTGGTTTATCAAATTCCAAACCCGTTAGCTGATCATTGATTATTAGTTGTATTATTTTTCAAATAATATGATATATGATGGAATTGAAAACTACATTAGTATTCTTCAAAGAAATACAGATCTAATATTTGAATAATATAGTTGAACAATATGAGTATAAAATAATAATTTAGAAATCAAACAAAAACTATTTATACAAGTTTGTTAATTAGCAGCAATTTTTCTAGAGGGAGAAAGAGATGGAAAAAGACATATTCTTGACCGCTTTATCAGAATATTTTTCTTGGGTTTGGTTTACACAGGAAAAAAACAAAGTCGTCTTCTAATATTTTAAGGTAGACGAAACTTTACAAACTATAATAATAAGAAAATAAATATCATTTTGCTTCTTCTCTACAAACTCCATTTTCTCCAATATCCTCAAGTCTTGAACCCTCTCCACTTCAATATAGCCGACCTCCTCTCTCTCTCTCTCTCTTTCTGAAAATACCAAAAGTAGCTTTAAATGCTCCGTTACATAATCTCTATCTCTTTTCAAGAATATAGAGAAAGAAAAATAATAGTTATATAGAAGAACAGCTATAAGAACATATCACCTAGAAGCCACCGTCATCATAAGATTGCTGCCTCAGGTGAAGACCAACATAAGAGATCTATCATCATCTTTCTGCTGTTACTATCACACTCGTTCAAACAGCATCCACAGACTTCAACCATCACCATCATCAAATGCAAGGTCATCACCAGAATCATCACCAACAGTTATCATCAGCCTCGGCCATGTCTTCCAATGGAAACTTCATGTAATTGAAGTGTCTTTTAGACCTAAAGTCATAAACCTTTTGAATTGATGATCCCAAGTTAATTAAGAGCTTTGCTTTGTGTGTGTGAATATGTTCAGGAACAAAGATGGATATGATCTTGGAGAGATAGACCCATCACTCTTCCTCTATCTTGATGGACAAGGACATCATGATCCTTCATCAACTGCTCCTTTACCTCATCATCACACAACCCGTATGCTCTTTCTCTCTCTCTCCCATTTCCTTTTTGGGAGGGGTTTGGTTTTTGTTTTAGCAGATTAGGAAGATTCCCTTGTTGAGAGAGAGAGAGAGTCACAGCAAAAACATGTCAAACAGATTTCAATCTTTCTTCTGCCATCAGTACTCTACTTTCAGCTTTGACCAAATCCTCTCTTTTCAGACCATATCTCTATATACTTCAAACTCTTCTTTAAACCCTTTTTCTCTCTCCATTTCCTTCTTATTAGAACTAGTCCATTCACATATTTATATACATAACATGACCATTTTCACATACATCACATGACTTATCTATGCATCTTATGGCAGAGAATTTGGCGATGAGACCTCCAACATCGACGCTTAACATCTTTCCATCTCAACCGATGCACATAGAGCCACCTCCTTCTTCTACACCCAATGTAATAAATATTACTATATATTTCTGTATATGCCAATTTTAGTTGGTTTTTGTTTCTACTTTAATATAATGTCAGCGCAACTACTAGCTATATCCTATAATATCAAGTCAGACCAATTATTATACGTTTCTCATTTTTCTAATGAGTACTGATTTTGATTCTTTTGTTTATAATGTGTTTGGTAAGACCGATAATACAAGATTGGTTGCACCTAGTAGTTCAACTCGACCATCTTCTGAGCCGTCCATGGACTTGACCAATCATTCTCAGTTTCAACTTCCTCAGCCTTCTAAATCAATTAAGGTCTCTATCCTTTTTATTTTTATAAAGCTATAGTTGCCTTGTTGATATATAAATGGAATTTAATCTTAGACTTGTTCAAGTCATTTTATAAGTTAACGAGTCATTTTGAAATGTTATGGCAGAAAGAAGGGAACCGCAAGGGTCCTGCCTCATCGGACTATGACATACCAAAATCATCAGACCCTAAGGTGAGTGTTGTCATATATGAACAAGATCAAAACATTTTTTTACATTTTTGTTTTTGATAGTTTTTTCTCGTCATGTTTATTAATTTAAAATTTCAACAGACATTGAGAAGACTAGCACAGAACAGAGAAGCAGCAAGGAAAAGCAGATTACGAAAAAAAGTCAGCATATATACACTCCATGAGAATACGTTATGCAAATAATTTGTTTATATAAAGAATGATATTACTAACGTTATGTATGTTGGTAAATTATGACAGGCTTATGTTCAGCAACTGGAGTCATGTAGGATCAAGCTAAGCCAACTAGAACAAGAGATTCAACGGGCCAGATCCCAAGTAAACAGTCTTACATGTCTTTAAATAGTATATGTCTAATTATTTATTTTCATTCAAAAAAGTCTATAATTTACTATTTTGATTTCTGATGGTTAATTAGGGCGTATTCTTCGGAGGAGATCAACAGCAAGGTGGACTACCCACTGGTCCCGGCAACACCAGCTCTGGTACGTAACAGTTTCATGCATGTATCTGATGTATATGACTGAATTAAAAACCATAGATTTCGAGAACAGAAAAATGAGAATAATTGAGTACATGCAACGTGAAGCAGAAGCAGCGGTGTTTGATATGGAATATACGAGGTGGCAAGAGGAGCAGCAGAGGCTGTTAACCGAACTAAGGATGGCTACACAAGAGCACTTGGCCGAGAACGAGCTTAGGATGTTTGTAGACAATTGTTTAGCTCACTATGACCATTTGGTTAACCTCAAGGCCATGGTCGCTAAGACCGATGTGTTCCACCTTATCTCTGGCGCTTGGAAATCTCCAGCCGAACGTTGCTTCTTGTGGATGGGAGGTTTCCGCCCATCTGAGATCATTAAGGTAAATCTCGTCTTTGCTTGCACAAAATCAATTATATTTTATATATGTCCGTATGTTTTCTTATATATTTTGTTATTTCCTTCTACTTGTGTGGTACAGCCTCACACAACCTAGGATAATCATATAAATTTAGCTATCGTTTAGTAGGATGTGTCTAAATTAGTCATGATGATATCGTAAACTAATCAATGTGGATCATTAGATAATCCTAAATTTTTTATTTTTACTGAAAGACTGGCTAAATTAAATCATATCTTACGGCATCTCTATCCTTACTCCATTTTTTTCTCTAAAATGGAGTAAAAGTGAATATGGAGTAATGAATGCTTCAACTCAACTTCATATCTCATTCCATAATGAAATTTACTCCATAAATGGAATAATCTATTTTTTGTTTGTTCATCACTCTACTATAGAGTGAAAATAGAGCACGATTGGAGCAATTTTACTCAATTTTCATTTTTACTCTATTTTAGAAGAAAAAATAGAATTTTACATTGGAGATGCTCTCATACACTAGATTAATCTACGTTCCAGAATTCAATCATTGAACATAATCAAATTATGTGGATACTTGTTGTAGAAATATATTATTCTGACAAAAATAGTGACATTTATTATTTTTAAAGACATGTAGAAAGGATTTAGTACTTACAACTTTATACAATTTTGATTTCCCCGGTTTATTTTTTAAAAGTTTTGGTCTTTGTTCTCTTAGAAGACGGTAAGTTATAGTAATAATAGATAAGGCATAAAAGACACAAGAGTATAGTGATTTTGTAGGACGAGGTATATATAACATTGCATGGGGTTGACAGTAGATGTTTAAAGCCAACCTATATGTTTATACAGTCAGTATACATGTCCTTATATTAAGAAAAATAGTAAGGGTTACAAAAAAAAATATTTATAAAAAAATAAAAAGAAGAAAATAATGCGTGCAGTTGTGTGATTGCGAAGTATTTCTAGAAAAGGTTAGGTTTTGGCATAATGTAAAAGAAAGCGCCTGTCTGTTTTTTCAATATATGGACCACATAATAGAGAGATATAAACAAAAAGCACCATGAAATTTAACAGAGACAACAATTACAAATAAAAAAAAAGCAATGCTTTAATCTTTATGTCCTTTTTAGTGAAAACAGAGTACAAATAAGAGATTTTGTGGGTAGGTAGTAACTTGTGCATGTACACTAAACATCTAATGCATTGAACGTTTTTATGCATGCATCTATTACGACCGTACGTTCTCGTATTATTCTCCTAACCTTGTAAATATATATTATATTTATGTGTGGATTAGTTAACGTAAAACGCTTGCAGGTGATTGTGAATCAGATAGAACAATTGACAGAGCAACAGATAGTTGGGATTTGTGGGCTGCAACAGTCCACACAAGAGGCAGAAGAGGCACTCTCACAAGGTCTTGAGGCATTGAATCAGTCGCTTTCCGATAGTATTGTATCCGACTCTCTTTCGCCTGCCTCTGCACAATTTCCTCCTCATCTATCCAATTTTATGTCACACATGTCCTTAGCTCTCAACAAACTCTCTGCTCTAGAGGGCTTCGTTCTTCAGGTACCCTCTAATCCATTTCTTTTATTTAAAACTGAAGTTTACACGAAACTATACCAATCTTTATATATCAAATATATATAGAGATGATATTCAAGTGGACCCTGAGGGGCGAGGGCTGTGGTCCTAATCAGACTAGGATTACATATTTCGATTCTTGAATTACTCCTTATTAAACACTATCATATATTCATATATATTTGGTTGTTATAACACGCTATCTACAATTATATATATGGATATTTGTATGTTTGTGTACAACTCATATATATTATATATGCGTACCGTCGTCGGTCTTATTGGTTAGAGAGGATATTCGTAATTATAGTGGTTGATTTTTGTTTGGAAGAATATTACTATAGGAGAACATTCAAACTAATTTGCAAACTTATTAACTATATATATATATATCTTTATGAGTGTATATGAGAAATGAAAAGTATTTGGCACCTTGATTCCGACATTATGTAGGTAGGTGTCTAACCAACACATGTCTTGTATCAACTTGGTCGGTTGCTTTACTTAGCAAATTAAGTTTATTTAATTTAATATTAATTCTCTTAATTGTTTACTAGTTTAGAACAGGCAAGTTTATGAAAACAAATTATAGATATGCTTGTATAAGCTATAAAAGTGACAGCCCATATACATATATAATGTTCTATATGCAACTGGACAATTAGTATAAT
The DNA window shown above is from Brassica oleracea var. oleracea cultivar TO1000 chromosome C3, BOL, whole genome shotgun sequence and carries:
- the LOC106329512 gene encoding transcription factor TGA2-like isoform X1, with amino-acid sequence MQGHHQNHHQQLSSASAMSSNGNFMNKDGYDLGEIDPSLFLYLDGQGHHDPSSTAPLPHHHTTQNLAMRPPTSTLNIFPSQPMHIEPPPSSTPNTDNTRLVAPSSSTRPSSEPSMDLTNHSQFQLPQPSKSIKKEGNRKGPASSDYDIPKSSDPKTLRRLAQNREAARKSRLRKKAYVQQLESCRIKLSQLEQEIQRARSQGVFFGGDQQQGGLPTGPGNTSSAEAAVFDMEYTRWQEEQQRLLTELRMATQEHLAENELRMFVDNCLAHYDHLVNLKAMVAKTDVFHLISGAWKSPAERCFLWMGGFRPSEIIKVIVNQIEQLTEQQIVGICGLQQSTQEAEEALSQGLEALNQSLSDSIVSDSLSPASAQFPPHLSNFMSHMSLALNKLSALEGFVLQADNLRHQTIHRLNQLLTTRQEARCILAVAEYFHRLQALSSLWLARPRQDG
- the LOC106329512 gene encoding transcription factor TGA2-like isoform X2, encoding MQGHHQNHHQQLSSASAMSSNGNFMNKDGYDLGEIDPSLFLYLDGQGHHDPSSTAPLPHHHTTQNLAMRPPTSTLNIFPSQPMHIEPPPSSTPNTDNTRLVAPSSSTRPSSEPSMDLTNHSQFQLPQPSKSIKKEGNRKGPASSDYDIPKSSDPKTLRRLAQNREAARKSRLRKKAYVQQLESCRIKLSQLEQEIQRARSQGVFFGGDQQQGGLPTGPGNTSSEAAVFDMEYTRWQEEQQRLLTELRMATQEHLAENELRMFVDNCLAHYDHLVNLKAMVAKTDVFHLISGAWKSPAERCFLWMGGFRPSEIIKVIVNQIEQLTEQQIVGICGLQQSTQEAEEALSQGLEALNQSLSDSIVSDSLSPASAQFPPHLSNFMSHMSLALNKLSALEGFVLQADNLRHQTIHRLNQLLTTRQEARCILAVAEYFHRLQALSSLWLARPRQDG